The following proteins are encoded in a genomic region of Candidatus Paracaedibacteraceae bacterium:
- a CDS encoding DUF1963 domain-containing protein, whose translation MKIKKNIKLVRSNTLLSRIAQKLFGRKAESKNVSTKFGGQPDWLDTPQWPIGRTSQKPMNFLYQIAIDSDIFPDHKGKVAYVFMDNSEDSNFYEPLGGDIAVIIQPGGTLPMVKTSRPKGPRLTKVINPIFSPTYKIGSMEQTAVKEKQKPEFIEVTELYLGPSEYPERRAILVLGAEGPEEDCDIPDDVSGTKIGGYPYFIQDEIKTGKMIFLAQIDCVECFDWGRGMFYIFMDKKGLEAKLYVQF comes from the coding sequence ATGAAGATTAAGAAAAATATAAAACTAGTTCGTTCAAATACACTTCTATCTCGTATTGCGCAAAAATTGTTCGGCAGGAAAGCAGAGAGTAAAAATGTAAGCACAAAATTTGGTGGTCAGCCAGATTGGCTTGACACACCTCAATGGCCCATAGGACGAACATCGCAAAAGCCAATGAACTTTTTGTATCAAATCGCAATTGATTCGGATATCTTTCCAGACCATAAAGGTAAAGTCGCTTATGTTTTTATGGATAACTCAGAGGACTCGAATTTCTATGAACCCCTTGGTGGGGACATTGCCGTGATAATTCAGCCAGGTGGCACGTTGCCAATGGTTAAAACTTCGCGTCCGAAAGGTCCTCGACTTACCAAAGTCATTAATCCAATTTTTAGCCCAACTTATAAAATTGGGAGTATGGAACAGACAGCTGTTAAGGAAAAGCAGAAACCAGAATTTATAGAGGTAACTGAGCTTTACCTGGGCCCAAGTGAATATCCAGAGCGACGTGCTATTTTGGTACTCGGTGCTGAGGGCCCTGAAGAAGACTGTGATATCCCGGATGATGTTTCAGGTACTAAGATTGGTGGATATCCTTATTTTATTCAAGATGAAATTAAGACAGGCAAGATGATATTTCTCGCCCAAATTGATTGCGTAGAATGTTTTGATTGGGGCAGAGGAATGTTCTATATATTTATGGATAAAAAGGGGCTCGAGGCTAAACTTTACGTTCAGTTTTAG
- the fabF gene encoding beta-ketoacyl-ACP synthase II, with protein sequence MRRVVITGIGLVTPLGDGAKSSWEGILASKSGIKGIEHFETSDLAAKIAGIVPRGETTIKGQGVFNPNLYMEPKDQRKVDDFILYGVAAAEQAIQDSGWMPESEEDRCRTGVMIGSGIGGLAEIHKTGSILDNSGPRRVSPFFIPASLINLVSGHVSIRHGFKGPNHAVVTACATGAHAIGDASRLIMFGDADVMIAGGAEGAVCRLAMAGFASARALSTSYNDTPTKASRPWDEGRDGFVMGEGSGIVVLEEYEHAKKRGAKIYAEVIGYGMSGDAHHITAPAEDGDGAYRAMQAALRNAKINPEEVDYINAHGTSTPLGDAIEIKAVKRAFGDHAYKLSMSSTKSAIGHLLGAAGSVETIFCALALRDQVAPPTLNLDNPSEGCDLDLVAHQAKQRPIKIAVSNSFGFGGTNASLVLKSV encoded by the coding sequence ATGCGTCGAGTTGTTATAACCGGTATCGGTCTTGTCACCCCCCTAGGGGACGGAGCTAAATCCAGCTGGGAAGGCATCCTAGCCAGCAAATCAGGAATCAAGGGAATTGAACACTTTGAGACATCTGACTTAGCTGCCAAAATTGCGGGGATTGTCCCAAGAGGCGAGACAACCATCAAAGGGCAAGGGGTATTTAACCCTAATCTGTATATGGAACCCAAAGATCAACGAAAAGTTGACGACTTTATTTTATACGGCGTTGCCGCCGCTGAACAAGCGATCCAAGATTCAGGTTGGATGCCTGAATCAGAGGAAGACCGCTGCCGAACCGGTGTTATGATCGGGTCTGGCATTGGTGGTCTTGCTGAAATCCACAAAACAGGTAGTATCTTAGATAATTCAGGCCCACGCCGTGTTTCACCATTTTTTATTCCGGCATCTTTAATAAATCTTGTCTCTGGCCATGTTTCCATCCGCCACGGATTCAAAGGTCCAAATCATGCAGTAGTTACGGCTTGTGCCACAGGAGCGCACGCCATTGGCGATGCGTCCCGATTGATTATGTTTGGCGATGCAGATGTTATGATTGCAGGCGGTGCCGAAGGAGCCGTTTGTCGCTTAGCTATGGCTGGTTTTGCCTCTGCACGCGCTCTATCGACAAGTTATAACGATACACCGACTAAAGCATCTCGCCCGTGGGATGAAGGTCGCGATGGATTCGTTATGGGCGAAGGATCTGGAATCGTCGTTCTCGAAGAATATGAACATGCTAAAAAGCGTGGCGCTAAGATTTATGCTGAAGTTATCGGTTACGGTATGTCAGGCGATGCCCATCATATTACAGCCCCTGCCGAAGATGGCGATGGTGCTTACCGCGCTATGCAAGCAGCTTTGCGTAATGCTAAGATCAATCCGGAAGAAGTTGACTATATCAACGCCCACGGAACATCAACACCATTAGGGGATGCGATTGAAATCAAAGCTGTCAAGCGCGCCTTTGGTGACCATGCCTATAAACTATCCATGTCTTCAACAAAGTCAGCAATCGGCCACCTCTTAGGTGCGGCCGGCAGCGTTGAGACTATTTTCTGTGCGTTAGCTTTACGAGATCAAGTAGCACCGCCCACCCTGAATTTGGACAATCCTTCCGAAGGGTGTGATCTAGACCTCGTTGCTCATCAAGCAAAGCAACGCCCAATTAAAATTGCGGTCTCCAATTCCTTTGGTTTTGGTGGCACAAATGCCTCACTCGTATTAAAATCTGTCTAA
- a CDS encoding insulinase family protein — translation MSQPAQADVQVTVSPSPVKIFDYTTKLGIKGWHVETPDIPVLTLAVTFKEAGDKNDPKGLNGVAEFLSGMLDEGAGNYDSVKFKELLLEKNIRLGLSQNSDSFTITMRGTKDNIQDMFDILTLILTKPRFDDDAFSRVKEQILTSLSQNMHSENAVAGDTFNKQAFVGHPYSHTTQNAIDGTKKIKREHLIQFMKDYLTFDKIQVISAGDISSQDIQTKFDAALKDLPASGKASHVGFADLKTTGNVTVVDMDIPQSVILFYQPGLDRKDKDFYAAYIMNSILGDGMFKSRLWDEIRENRGLAYGISSSLQWTQHSNYIIGSTATANKDAGEVVKIIREEWQKMKDKGANQKELDFVRERMVGSYPLGFTSTPQIVGLMKNYMTDGLPTDFINNRNDMIRAVTLDDVNRVAKSLLQPEKLSFIIVGKPEGLTKDGEKK, via the coding sequence ATGTCCCAACCAGCCCAAGCCGATGTTCAAGTCACAGTCTCTCCATCTCCGGTGAAAATTTTCGACTACACAACAAAACTCGGCATCAAAGGCTGGCACGTAGAAACACCTGACATCCCCGTTTTAACCCTAGCCGTGACATTCAAAGAGGCAGGCGACAAAAATGATCCAAAGGGACTCAATGGTGTGGCAGAGTTCCTGTCTGGCATGCTTGACGAAGGTGCCGGTAATTATGATTCTGTAAAATTTAAGGAGCTTCTCCTCGAAAAAAATATTCGACTCGGTCTGTCCCAGAATTCAGATTCATTCACCATCACAATGCGAGGGACTAAAGACAATATTCAAGATATGTTTGATATTTTGACGCTCATCTTAACTAAGCCCCGTTTTGATGATGATGCTTTTAGTCGTGTTAAAGAACAAATCTTAACAAGCCTTAGTCAAAATATGCATTCTGAAAATGCTGTTGCAGGCGATACATTCAATAAACAAGCCTTTGTCGGACATCCTTATAGTCACACAACTCAAAATGCTATTGATGGGACAAAAAAAATCAAACGTGAACATTTAATTCAATTTATGAAGGATTATCTGACCTTTGATAAAATTCAAGTTATCTCAGCCGGTGATATTTCATCTCAGGACATTCAGACTAAATTTGATGCAGCCTTAAAAGATCTGCCTGCCTCCGGAAAGGCAAGTCATGTTGGGTTTGCTGATCTGAAGACAACAGGTAACGTTACCGTTGTGGATATGGACATTCCTCAAAGCGTGATTCTATTTTACCAACCGGGTCTAGATCGCAAGGACAAAGATTTTTATGCAGCCTATATCATGAATAGCATCCTTGGCGATGGTATGTTTAAATCCCGCCTCTGGGATGAAATTCGTGAGAATCGTGGCCTTGCTTACGGCATTAGTAGTTCGTTACAGTGGACACAGCACAGCAACTATATCATTGGTTCCACAGCAACCGCCAATAAGGATGCCGGCGAAGTGGTCAAAATCATCCGTGAAGAATGGCAAAAAATGAAAGACAAAGGGGCTAATCAAAAAGAACTTGATTTTGTCCGAGAACGAATGGTTGGATCCTACCCACTAGGGTTCACCTCAACCCCTCAAATTGTTGGCTTGATGAAAAATTACATGACGGATGGATTACCAACAGATTTTATTAACAATCGCAATGACATGATTCGTGCTGTTACGCTGGACGATGTCAATCGCGTGGCAAAATCTCTTCTTCAACCTGAAAAACTATCGTTCATCATTGTTGGAAAGCCGGAAGGCCTTACCAAGGATGGAGAGAAAAAATGA
- a CDS encoding Bax inhibitor-1/YccA family protein, which translates to MAYENRTVQRSGQFAAFEEGLRGFMQRVFVYMGLGLAVTGLAAFFAVTNPSLQAFLFAPGVTWVVLLAPLALVMFLSFRINSMSFSTAQTTYWIYAALMGLSLTPVLMMYQIESVARIFFITASVFGSMALYGYTTKKDLTSMGSFMLMGLIGVIVASIVNIFMQSNMMTLVTSALSVIIFTGLTAYDVQKLKDIYYQADTPETSGKMAVMGALTLYLDFINLFLALLRLFGNRRD; encoded by the coding sequence ATGGCTTATGAAAATCGTACGGTACAACGTTCCGGCCAATTTGCTGCCTTTGAAGAAGGTTTGCGTGGCTTTATGCAGCGTGTTTTTGTTTATATGGGGTTGGGTCTTGCAGTCACAGGGCTAGCTGCGTTTTTTGCTGTGACTAATCCGTCACTTCAGGCATTTCTGTTTGCGCCTGGCGTGACATGGGTTGTTTTACTTGCACCTTTGGCTTTGGTTATGTTCTTGAGTTTTAGAATTAATTCCATGAGTTTTTCTACGGCACAGACAACCTATTGGATTTATGCAGCCTTGATGGGACTATCTCTGACGCCTGTATTGATGATGTATCAAATTGAAAGTGTAGCTCGTATTTTCTTTATTACAGCTAGCGTGTTTGGTTCAATGGCTTTGTATGGTTATACAACCAAAAAAGATCTGACTTCTATGGGATCCTTTATGTTGATGGGGTTGATTGGCGTTATCGTTGCATCCATAGTTAATATCTTTATGCAAAGCAATATGATGACTCTTGTAACATCAGCTTTGTCCGTAATCATCTTTACAGGTCTAACAGCCTATGATGTTCAAAAATTGAAAGACATCTATTATCAAGCTGATACCCCAGAAACATCTGGTAAGATGGCAGTTATGGGCGCCTTGACTTTGTATTTAGACTTTATCAACTTGTTCTTGGCTTTACTTCGTTTGTTCGGCAATCGTCGCGACTAA
- a CDS encoding insulinase family protein produces MKLPLAGLFIMLAQSLPANAEIFKPQTAKLDNGLEIVLIENHLAPVVSVALTYRIGTADDPIDMIGLSHFLEHLMFKGTKKVPAGKFKELIISKGGQINAYTTPDVTVYTCDISVENLDMLLEIEADRMSNIVFDEKETMAEQKVVMQERLMRLDNNPLGAAYETILRALFKYHPYGIPTIGYPQHILAYTNDAAKAHYQKWYTPNNATLIISGDITMDKLLPLVKKHFAETKSRPVPERKRVQDPNDKGVLQEIIIRNPRISFVNLDWYYRTPNHNSAGKEHYYPLIVLSQILGGNANSRLYKELVDKQGIALEASAAYEDESIDPKHFEVTATLNPKFKPEDLRQAVQSLLKTLVEKGVTDDEVKVAQRDLLAGLAFARDGNGGAIKAFSRLAFGFSVDEIESYPDKIKAVTVEQINAAIKAVLAPGAVVYTEVHPEK; encoded by the coding sequence ATGAAACTTCCACTAGCAGGACTATTTATAATGCTCGCCCAATCTCTTCCAGCGAATGCTGAAATCTTCAAGCCCCAAACAGCTAAACTCGACAATGGATTGGAAATTGTCCTTATTGAAAATCATTTGGCTCCCGTGGTTTCTGTTGCCCTGACTTATCGTATTGGAACAGCGGATGATCCTATTGATATGATTGGATTATCTCACTTTTTGGAACATTTAATGTTCAAGGGGACAAAAAAAGTTCCAGCCGGAAAATTTAAAGAACTCATTATCAGCAAAGGCGGCCAAATAAACGCCTATACAACCCCGGATGTCACGGTTTATACCTGTGACATTTCAGTTGAAAATTTGGATATGTTGCTGGAAATCGAAGCTGACCGTATGTCAAACATCGTTTTTGATGAAAAAGAAACCATGGCTGAACAAAAAGTGGTTATGCAAGAACGCCTGATGCGTTTGGATAACAATCCTTTGGGGGCTGCTTATGAAACAATTCTAAGAGCTCTCTTTAAATATCATCCTTACGGGATCCCAACTATTGGCTATCCACAACATATATTAGCTTATACAAATGACGCAGCAAAAGCCCACTATCAAAAATGGTATACGCCTAATAATGCAACATTAATTATTTCAGGTGACATCACCATGGATAAGCTATTACCGCTAGTCAAAAAGCATTTTGCCGAGACAAAATCACGCCCTGTGCCAGAGCGAAAACGGGTACAAGATCCAAATGATAAAGGCGTCCTGCAAGAGATCATTATCCGTAACCCACGTATTAGTTTTGTGAATCTGGATTGGTATTATCGGACCCCGAATCACAATTCAGCCGGAAAAGAGCATTATTACCCCTTAATTGTCCTCAGTCAAATCTTAGGTGGCAATGCAAATAGTCGTCTATATAAAGAACTTGTGGACAAACAAGGGATTGCTCTTGAAGCAAGCGCAGCCTATGAAGATGAATCCATTGATCCAAAGCATTTTGAAGTCACGGCAACCCTGAACCCAAAATTTAAGCCTGAAGATCTTAGACAAGCCGTTCAGTCTTTACTTAAAACACTAGTGGAAAAAGGGGTCACAGACGACGAAGTTAAAGTTGCACAACGTGATCTACTGGCTGGTCTTGCGTTTGCTCGTGATGGCAATGGTGGCGCGATTAAAGCTTTTAGCCGTCTGGCTTTTGGTTTTAGTGTGGATGAGATTGAGTCATACCCTGACAAAATCAAAGCTGTCACGGTAGAACAAATCAATGCCGCGATTAAGGCTGTGCTAGCCCCTGGTGCTGTGGTGTATACAGAAGTGCATCCGGAGAAATAA
- the ndk gene encoding nucleoside-diphosphate kinase: protein MTLQRTFSIIKPDATRRNLTGKINATIEAAGLRIVAQKRVQLTQAQAEGFYAVHKERAFFNDLVSFMISGPVVVQVLEGDNAVAKYREVMGATNPENADAGTIRKEFAESIEANSVHGSDSLENAAIEIAYFFAQTEIVG from the coding sequence ATGACACTACAAAGAACATTTTCTATCATTAAGCCTGACGCAACACGTCGCAACCTAACCGGTAAAATCAACGCAACAATCGAAGCAGCTGGTCTACGTATCGTTGCTCAAAAGCGCGTTCAACTGACACAAGCACAAGCCGAAGGTTTTTACGCAGTTCACAAAGAACGCGCTTTCTTTAACGACCTCGTTTCTTTCATGATTTCCGGACCAGTTGTTGTTCAAGTTCTTGAAGGCGACAATGCTGTTGCAAAATACCGTGAAGTTATGGGTGCAACAAACCCAGAAAATGCAGATGCCGGTACAATTCGTAAAGAATTTGCTGAATCCATCGAAGCAAACTCTGTCCATGGTTCAGATTCTTTGGAAAATGCAGCTATTGAGATTGCATACTTCTTCGCCCAAACAGAAATTGTTGGTTAA
- a CDS encoding acetyl-CoA C-acyltransferase yields the protein MMSTEVVIVAAQRTPIGAFQGVFDGVKTTSLGSTAIKGALDSANISGDSIEEVYMGCVLPAGLGQAPARQAALGAGIHKHTPCATINKVCGSGMKAIMLGIDQIRAGETNTIVAGGMESMTNAPYLLQKGRSGYRLGHGKIFDHMFLDGLEDSYTEGGLMGLFAEATAEKYGFTREDQDAFARESSIRAKQALQDGVFKDEITSVTIQDRKGDIVIAEDETPSKVNPDKIPQLKPAFKKDGTVTAANSSSISDGAAAVVLMSKDQAKKSGQAVLATVKGHATYAQEPEWFTTAPVGAIDKLCKKIGWKIEEIDLFEINEAFAVVTMAAMKDLNIPHTKVNVYGGACALGHPIGASGARLVVTLIHALRTQGKKKGIASLCLGGGEAVAVAVEIE from the coding sequence ATAATGTCCACAGAAGTCGTCATCGTCGCAGCACAACGCACACCAATCGGTGCATTTCAAGGTGTATTTGATGGTGTAAAAACAACATCACTCGGATCAACCGCCATCAAAGGTGCCTTAGATTCTGCTAATATTTCCGGCGACTCAATCGAAGAAGTCTATATGGGATGTGTTTTACCTGCTGGACTAGGTCAAGCCCCTGCTCGTCAAGCAGCGCTCGGTGCTGGCATCCATAAACACACGCCATGCGCTACGATCAATAAAGTTTGTGGTTCCGGTATGAAAGCAATCATGCTTGGGATTGATCAAATCCGCGCAGGTGAGACAAATACAATTGTTGCAGGCGGCATGGAAAGCATGACAAATGCCCCCTATCTTTTACAAAAAGGACGCAGCGGATACCGCCTAGGTCATGGTAAAATTTTTGACCACATGTTTCTTGATGGTTTAGAAGATTCTTATACCGAAGGTGGGTTAATGGGATTATTTGCCGAAGCAACAGCTGAAAAATATGGGTTTACCCGTGAAGATCAAGATGCCTTTGCTCGTGAATCATCAATCCGCGCCAAGCAAGCTCTCCAAGATGGAGTGTTTAAAGATGAAATCACATCAGTCACGATCCAGGACCGCAAAGGCGACATCGTCATCGCCGAAGATGAAACACCAAGCAAAGTCAATCCAGACAAAATCCCACAACTCAAACCAGCCTTTAAAAAAGATGGTACGGTTACTGCGGCAAACTCATCCTCCATTTCTGATGGTGCAGCAGCGGTTGTCCTGATGTCTAAAGATCAGGCCAAAAAGTCAGGACAGGCCGTCTTGGCGACCGTCAAAGGCCATGCGACATATGCTCAAGAACCAGAATGGTTTACAACAGCCCCAGTCGGTGCCATTGATAAACTCTGCAAAAAAATCGGCTGGAAAATTGAGGAGATTGATCTCTTTGAAATTAATGAAGCTTTTGCTGTTGTCACCATGGCTGCCATGAAAGATCTAAATATCCCCCACACAAAAGTCAATGTTTATGGTGGCGCTTGTGCATTAGGTCATCCAATTGGTGCCAGCGGAGCA
- a CDS encoding acyl carrier protein yields the protein MSNVTSRVIEIVVDHLGVDASKVTETSSFVDDLGADSLDTVELVMKFEEEFGIEIPDTAAEKIATVKDAIAFIEANAA from the coding sequence ATGAGCAATGTTACAAGCCGCGTTATTGAAATCGTTGTCGACCACTTAGGTGTTGACGCTTCTAAAGTTACAGAAACATCAAGCTTCGTTGATGATCTTGGTGCAGACAGCCTAGACACCGTTGAACTTGTTATGAAGTTCGAAGAAGAATTCGGTATCGAAATTCCAGATACAGCTGCAGAAAAAATCGCAACAGTTAAAGATGCGATCGCGTTCATCGAAGCAAACGCAGCTTAA
- a CDS encoding 1-acyl-sn-glycerol-3-phosphate acyltransferase, whose translation MQKIKSLLFNVYFVIVSAGSAILGVLFLFGSRKLAFRPPQAWGALNSWGAKHILGLDYRVLGLENMPKGPCIIASKHQSAWETYSFCNIFPESVFIAKRELLYLPFFNFHFMKTKTIMLNRKLGSHAKADMVRQAKERIADGDRIIIYPEGTRKGFGDAPRYRQGIGAMYTELSVPVVPVALDSGAFWPRRGFEKKSGTITVSILPPIQPGLSHAEFMKTLEERIEGEMKSLRK comes from the coding sequence ATGCAAAAAATAAAATCTTTATTGTTCAATGTATACTTTGTGATTGTTTCAGCCGGCAGTGCTATTTTGGGTGTTCTTTTTCTATTTGGAAGTCGTAAATTAGCCTTTAGACCACCTCAGGCATGGGGTGCTTTGAACAGTTGGGGGGCTAAGCATATCCTAGGGCTTGATTACCGCGTTTTAGGGCTTGAAAATATGCCAAAGGGGCCTTGTATTATTGCCTCTAAACATCAATCAGCATGGGAGACCTATTCTTTTTGTAATATTTTTCCCGAGTCTGTTTTTATTGCTAAGCGTGAGTTGCTGTATCTTCCTTTTTTTAATTTTCATTTCATGAAAACTAAAACCATTATGTTGAATCGAAAATTAGGTAGTCATGCTAAGGCTGATATGGTCAGGCAAGCAAAGGAACGGATTGCGGATGGTGATAGAATTATTATTTATCCCGAAGGAACGCGTAAGGGGTTTGGTGATGCGCCGAGATATAGGCAGGGAATCGGGGCGATGTATACCGAGCTTAGTGTTCCGGTTGTGCCCGTTGCCCTCGATTCCGGTGCATTTTGGCCACGTCGTGGTTTTGAGAAAAAATCAGGGACAATTACAGTGTCAATTTTACCTCCCATTCAACCGGGATTGTCTCATGCAGAGTTTATGAAAACTTTAGAAGAGAGAATCGAAGGTGAAATGAAGAGTTTGCGAAAGTAG